In one window of Danaus plexippus chromosome 7, MEX_DaPlex, whole genome shotgun sequence DNA:
- the LOC116770934 gene encoding protein pecanex isoform X4 — translation MGSQTLEILRQGIWASLTGGWFYDPHQNLFCNTVHLYIWLFLLCLPFSVYLYFPPASLGWLIYCVLVAVLFTSLKLINHSLHHIYDTNELIVVQSANETGNSNENTALLSSLRPEEGMEMQTLGGTAAPQSDNDSITSLEYHKPNNSTIDLKVDVHRKNSSESSVDDSAMSAKQVETVAITKSDLCVAQPVEVAGPLRCRPNRSRSKSGHRREHRTKTRRGHERIEELIAEEPGYPRENSNLPIHMLVDEGPFAKVSRRYHDCPHRRGSSNKDFFKEWLYLDGSEATGEPYQSKFARQLSSDSRDNSEINVGPPSPKKRMAQRRRYNNYHDESCTKSAIALATAQCPGSYMRRNSNSTMSTIQLPLLNSTAQLVSHMRRHSNNADTGFFASVELGEYMMVKAETPALDTDKAKNKSPGVRRIKSAALEIGCPPPSVSNLSPHPNSAETIGGQVLKNPKSAVIPPPSKSLTRGPHLNLYPKNESGEGCSYPYLTYGSEIVYPIAEISDEMQTSQKETDLDSSGGSYSEYEDEKQFRGFDWEAEQSPALRSSDSDYENNGSGSPLLDKLNGIRIIRIKNTSDCRKHCCEKPYHPKHNPDCPNEKSKVRLKKNNKTDGRAEKQSNACVCKYPPTSEYFDKTSASSKDLLIEKSSLESNENGEGNSSKITQEKKSVEKKLWDQDISNTSSSSSSEIDRPEDFKNEKNNVPETEESQLTCDSKSGDERSVYSLDWLFEELPVSKEACCVESLGPEEILCQKLAALGESSSNVPKNLGAIPKQIKNLARSRASSQKENKIRDNRKEKDDNQTEEKILMDAVEAQAALVQGLECLFAATNANTVVMPTTNREDRSRSHRQSIRGERDSTHKTRKRSIEEVAQTSTSTLLPTSMPLLAAFLNSRVDFMPCCVPDNQTPVEGPPPEDGQRLRPLMDRNHRNRVRKIKRSTRQRNNPSLQNASDKKEKPNTTENPSSNNVHFATSFEDTSDGAIHCFMDEYGNWMSYTFDKNSSSRTQSQAIPLPEKEDATRVNEVKPTDNAENSQETAGEGSCGSLESEAANSESIAKPKRGDSIDQSSSNQGSNNPLLSSTNNVSTIVPINTNSSNKRFYVFDGGTGSHADQPRSPVAYVTDSLLEQIEAERQSRMGLPSMHINFLMNQQRSQQQAQQQAENTSTHIPSLMPSIGEESGEINIRNKLTKLLEDLDKVNKPKSKSYYKFKLWKWFEIKVTMDRLKLMALFDRNLTFKETFISIMLAVCVAVLGSMVLNLGFYRDIYAFWFCFIMAGSQYSLLKSVQPDSASPVHGFNKMVVFSRPVYFCLCTAILCAVHTQLQDVPQSEDNHERTKRCADNANTLTIYGVEFRERDFLYVIQEIISKFLLFFPLAFSLGLFPQVNTFIMYLLEQVDMHVFGGNATSSLSAAVYCVFRSFVAICALYGFAYSGLVEGKKSQHQKHNILFSLFCGLLVPIAYHLSRSASDYTLIWNLIKKHLLPPELYVVHTSECSPELEKNDANALTEEQKIDSESNISKQNSIGSSASKINFSSETNIAKNQKRSHASSISSLKMDPRGDTMNSTMSLKDRLETPTEGEDKSRDSNTLNSNINKHDEKSDEDMEDPLPKKLQATVNARLKNDVIVCIFLGLSVFGLHCTTVFTTLRPQLNTVLWIIAGILGWVLHYLTPQLRKQQPWLCLAGPVLRQHEHAQFEVTEPARLMYFERIFVYLCFLERNVLYPAVVIAATTQDAPAIAEKYGDAVGALIICVCALKCLRNAYSDPDSQYLILVFAVLVFQRDLSSQKVSETFLVDYFIMAIVFNKVYEFLLKIQFVVTYIAPWQITWGSAFHAFAQPFSVPHSAMLFLQAALSALLSSPLTPALGSAIFMTSYVRPVKFWERDYNTKRVDQSNTRLSSQLERNLGSDDNNLNSIFYEHLTRSLQHYLCGDLMLGRWGQVQQGDCFVLASDYLNCLVHIVEMGNGLVSFQLRGLEFRGTYCQQREVEAISEGPEESTEGVCGGRWSCGGGVLSPGSWWALRWLAWQLAAARYVLEGYSVTDNSAVSMLQVFDFRKVLLTYYVKSIIYYTIQSSKLDEWLSSPELADALRPMSERSFVDLDPIFNVNLDEDYDFRASGITKSRFCAVYQEWVVHCSARRGPGWRRRASTRDSPLVTLCFALSLLGRRALAAAQHLSASSSVEFFLYGLHSLFKGDFRITCSRDEWVFSDVTLLHSVLAPAVKMALKLHQDHFMFPEEYCSSAALYAAISSHSQRLVICHEAAPAWRYNVLRGAPHLLALRHVVDEGNDDYKIIMLNKRHLGFRVIKLNRECVRGLWAGQQQELVYLRNRNPERGSIQNAKQALRNIINSSCDQPIGYPIYVSPLTTSYADTSPALCSLLGGSVSVRALRGAAAGLWRRIRRRCGEGCSSGACEAAAAEAGRARTPAARGNTQQHNAPPRGTLGAGKPASSTLASLAGLLREYSHERHEDTPYSSTESAGAPQSVTGLPACPPAPGAPMEDSRRRRRSEERDARRDRNRRALTQPTSRGRARRLDRASRDRQDDGQGSTGGWEFGYREPRRAASAKVSSSRECRGSSGSESQSSLECGGPPAGGEALQLDLSLPDCKIIANRNARYFINEGTSKDLSKLSKDLRHERESYRELTGRYTEKTEAIALKETHYADTNRELGTRRDRKEAKKDAKTKTKRTDSGRDTRSSISVGSKVLIVEPMGVYDCINLGRRIDVLWPSEYQRERGGRNHWGSWVPLAGMDGVVVHKWIPNAREPTLRSHVDRSILLVQVGDRFVPVAEPCVRDLGDEV, via the exons ATGGGTTCTCAGACGTTAGAAATATTGCGTCAAGGTATATGGGCTTCGTTAACAGGAGGGTGGTTTTATGATCCACATCAGAATTTGTTTTGCAACACCGTACATTTGTATATCTGGTTGTTTCTGCTATGCCTTCCGTTCTCAGTGTACCTG TATTTCCCTCCGGCAAGTCTTGGCTGGCTGATCTACTGTGTGCTGGTGGCTGTGTTGTTTACATCACTCAAGTTAATCAACCACAGTCTTCACCACATATATGACACAAATGAACTTATTGTTGTCCAGTCTGCCAATGAGACTGGTAATTCCAATGAAAATACCGC TTTGTTGTCATCTCTCAGGCCGGAGGAGGGTATGGAAATGCAAACACTCGGGGGCACGGCCGCACCACAGAGCGATAATGATTCTATCACATCACTGGAGTACCATAAGCCAAATAATAGTACTATag aTCTCAAAGTCGATGTACATCGCAAAAACAGTTCAGAGTCGAGCGTGGATGACAGTGCGATGTCTGCGAAGCAGGTTGAAACTGTCGCTATCACGAAATCTGACCTTTGTGTGGCGCAGCCCGTTGAAGTAGCTGGACCTCTGAGATGCCGTCCAAATAGGAGCCGATCGAAATCGGGTCATCGAAGAGAACACAGAACAAAAACCAGAAGAGGACATGAACGTATTGAAGAACTCATCGCTGAAGAGCCTGGATATCCGCGAGAGAATAGCAACTTACCTATTCATATGCTCGTGGATGAAGGCCCTTTCGCGAAAGTTAGTAGAAGGTACCACGATTGTCCGCACCGCCGAGGGTCAAGTAACAAAGACTTCTTCAAAGAATGGTTATATTTGGATGGAAGTGAAGCCACTGGGGAGCCGTATCAATCTAAATTCGCACGCCAACTCAGTTCCGATTCCAGGGATAACTCTGAAATAAACGTAGGACCTCCATCCCCAAAGAAAAGGATGGCGCAGAGACGAAGGTATAACAATTATCACGACGAAAGTTGCACTAAATCGGCAATTGCATTGGCTACCGCCCAGTGTCCAGGTTCATATATGCGACGGAATTCTAATTCCACTATGTCGACGATACAATTGCCATTACTCAATTCCACTGCCCAACTGGTATCTCATATGCGGAGGCATTCCAACAATGCTGATACAGGGTTCTTCGCCAGCGTTGAGTTAGGTGAATATATGATGGTGAAAGCCGAGACGCCAGCTCTAGATACGGACAAGGCCAAGAACAAAAGTCCAGGTGTTAGAAGGATAAAAAGTGCAGCATTGGAAATAGGTTGTCCCCCACCAAGTGTGTCTAACCTATCACCTCATCCAAACAGTGCAGAGACCATTGGTGGTCAAGTGCTTAAAAATCCAAAAAGTGCAGTTATACCACCACCAAGCAAAAGTTTGACGCGCGGACCGCACCTAAATCTTTATCCCAAAAATGAGTCTGGCGAAGGCTGCAGTTATCCTTACCTAACCTATGGATCGGAAATAGTTTATCCCATAGCCGAAATATCAGATGAAATGCAAACCTCGCAAAAGGAGACGGATTTAGACTCAAGCGGAGGTAGCTACAGTGAGTATGAAGATGAGAAACAGTTTCGTGGCTTCGATTGGGAGGCTGAGCAGTCTCCAGCCTTGAGATCAAGCGACTCTGATTACGAAAATAACGGCTCTGGATCTCCTCTCCTTGATAAGTTGAATGGTATAAGGATaatacgtataaaaaatacaagcgATTGCAGGAAGCACTGTTGTGAAAAACCTTATCACCCAAAACATAATCCTGATTGCCCGAATGAAAAGTCGAaagttagattaaaaaaaaataacaaaacagatGGTAGGGCGGAGAAACAATCTAATGCATGTGTCTGTAAATATCCACCGACTAgtgaatattttgataaaacgaGTGCGAGTTCAAAAGATTTATTGATAGAGAAATCAAGTTTGGAGTCTAATGAGAACGGCGAAGGGAACTCTAGCAAAATAACACAAGAAAAGAAATCTGTAGAAAAGAAGTTGTGGGACCAGGATATATCAAATACGAGTAGCAGTAGCAGTAGCGAAATAGATAGACCGGAAGACTtcaagaatgaaaaaaataacgtaCCTGAAACAGAAGAGTCCCAATTAACATGCGATAGTAAAAGTGGAGACGAGAGAAGCGTGTATAGTTTGGATTGGTTATTTGAAGAATTACCCGTATCTAAAGAGGCTTGCTGTGTCGAAAGTTTGGGACCGGAAGAGATATTATGCCAAAAGCTTGCTGCATTGGGTGAATCCTCATCAAACGTACCAAAAAACCTAGGTGCTATCCCGAAACAGATAAAGAACTTAGCCCGCTCGCGTGCTTCCTCTCAaaaagagaataaaattaGGGATAATAGAAAAGAGAAAGATGATAATCAAACAGAAGAGAAGATATTGATGGATGCAGTTGAAGCTCAAGCAGCCTTAGTGCAAGGGTTGGAATGTCTGTTCGCTGCAACCAATGCTAATACCGTGGTTATGCCTACTACCAATCGAGAAGATAGATCTCGTAGTCACAGGCAAAGTATTAGAGGAGAAAGAGATAGCACACACAAAACTAGGAAGCGTTCCATAGAAGAGGTTGCACAAACATCTACAAGTACCTTGCTTCCAACATCAATGCCTCTTTTAGCTGCTTTTCTTAATTCTCGAGTTGACTTCATGCCTTGTTGCGTGCCAGATAACCAAACACCAGTAGAAGGACCACCTCCAGAAGACGGTCAAAGATTAAGGCCTCTGATGGATAGAAACCACAGAAATAGAGTTAGAAAGATAAAACGTTCTACGCGTCAGCGAAATAATCCGTCGCTCCAGAACGCGtcagataaaaaagaaaaaccaaATACGACAGAAAATCCAAGCTCCAATAATGTTCATTTTGCCACATCCTTCGAAGATACCAGTGACGGAGCGATACACTGCTTTATGGACGAATATGGTAATTGGATGTCTTATACCTTCGACAAAAACAGTTCAAGCAGAACACAATCGCAAGCCATTCCTCTACCAGAAAAGGAAGACGCTACCAGAGTTAATGAAGTGAAGCCAACTGACAATGCAGAAAATTCTCAAGAGACCGCTGGTGAGGGAAGTTGTGGTTCCTTGGAATCGGAAGCTGCTAACAGTGAAAGTATAGCAAAGCCAAAAAGAGGTGACAGTATAGATCAAAGCTCCTCAAACCAAGGAAGCAACAACCCCTTACTGTCTAGCACCAATAACGTGTCGACTATCGTTCCCATCAATACAAATAGTTCAAATAAACGTTTTTACGTGTTTGATGGAGGAACCGGGTCGCATGCAGATCAGCCGAGATCTCCTGTCGCTTACGTGACTGATAGTTTGTTAGAACAAATAGAAGCAGAAAGACAATCAAGAATGGGGTTGCCCAGTATGCACATAAATTTCCTTATGAATCAACAGAGATCTCAGCAACAGGCACAGCAACAAGCAGAAAACACTTCCACCCATATACCGAGCTTAATGCCTTCGATAGGCGAGGAAAGTGGAGagattaatataagaaataagttGACAAAACTATTAGAAGATCTAGACAAAGTAAACAAACCAAAATCTAAGAGTTACTACAAGTTTAAGTTATGGAAATGGTTCGAAATAAAGGTCACCATGGATCGGTTGAAATTAATGGCGTTATTCGACAGGAATCTGACCTTCAAAGAGACTTTTATATCGATCATGTTGGCGGTTTGTGTCGCAGTGCTGGGCTCTATGGTGTTAAACCTTGGATTCTATAGAGATATATACGCCTTTtggttttgtttcataatgGCTGGAAGTCAGTATTCCCTTCTGAAGAGTGTCCAGCCCGATTCTGCTTCACCTGTTCACGGTTTCAACAAAATGGTAGTGTTCTCAAGGCCCGTTTACTTCTGTTTGTGTACGGCGATACTTTGTGCAGTTCATACTCAACTGCAGGACGTTCCGCAGAGTGAAGATAATCATGAACGTACAAAACGATGCGCGGATAACGCAAACACGCTAACTATTTACGGTGTAGAATTTCGTGAAcgtgattttttatatgtgatccaagaaattatatcaaagttcctattattttttccacTTGCCTTCAGTTTAGGTTTGTTCCCTCAAGTTAATACGTTCATTATGTATCTCTTAGAACAAGTGGATATGCACGTCTTCGGCGGTAACGCGACCAGCAGTTTGAGTGCTGCGGTGTATTGCGTGTTCCGATCGTTTGTTGCTATTTGTGCACTTTACGGTTTCGCTTATAGCGGGCTCGTTGAAGGAAAAAAGTCCCAGCACCAAAAGCACAACATACTCTTCTCTCTGTTCTGCGGACTTCTGGTGCCAATAGCATATCACTTAAGTAGAAGTGCAAGTGATTACACTCTCAtatggaatttaattaaaaaacatttgctGCCACCCGAGCTCTATGTGGTCCACACTTCGGAATGTTCTCCCGAACTCGAGAAGAATGATGCCAACGCTTTGACGGAAGAACAGAAAATCGATTCAGAGAGTAACATATCGAAACAGAACTCAATAGGATCTTCAGCCTCGAAGATCAATTTCAGTTCGGAAACTAATATAGCCAAAAACCAAAAGAGATCCCACGCTTCTAGCATTAGTTCGCTAAAGATGGATCCGAGAGGTGATACTATGAATTCGACGATGTCACTTAAAGATAGATTAGAAACACCCACAGAGGGAGAAGATAAAAGCAGGGATTCAAACACATTGAACTCCAACATTAATAAACACGATGAAAAGTCGGACGAAGATATGGAAGATCCATTGCCAAAGAAATTACAAGCGACTGTGAACGCGAGATTGAAAAATGACGTCATAGTTTGCATATTTCTTGGACTCTCTGTGTTTGGCCTACACTGCACCACTGTCTTTACAACACTAAGACCTCAGCTGAATACg GTGTTGTGGATAATAGCTGGTATACTCGGCTGGGTGCTTCACTACCTGACGCCTCAGCTTCGTAAGCAACAACCCTGGCTGTGCTTAGCGGGGCCCGTGCTGCGGCAACACGAACACGCCCAGTTTGAAGTCACTGAACCAGCTAGACTTATGTACTTCGAGCGA ATATTCGTATACCTGTGTTTCCTGGAGAGGAACGTTCTGTATCCGGCGGTAGTCATAGCAGCGACAACGCAGGATGCGCCCGCCATTGCAGAGAAATATGGAGACGCGGTCGGCGCTCTAATCATATGTGTATGCGCCCTTAAGT GCCTACGAAACGCTTATTCGGATCCAGACAGTCAATACCTGATACTAGTGTTCGCGGTTCTTGTCTTCCAAAGAGACCTCAGCAGCCAGAAGGTGTCCGAGACCTTCCTCGTCGACTACTTCATTATGGCCatcgtttttaataaagtttacgAGTTCCTCTTGAAG ATCCAGTTCGTGGTGACGTACATTGCTCCGTGGCAGATCACTTGGGGCAGCGCCTTCCACGCGTTCGCTCAGCCCTTCTCTGTGCCTCACTCCGCCATGCTGTTCCTACAAGCGGCACTATCCGCGCTGCTGTCCTCGCCGCTCACACCCGCACTAG GGAGCGCGATATTTATGACGTCATACGTCAGACCTGTCAAGTTCTGGGAAAGGGATTACAATACGAAGAGAGTCGACCAGAGCAACACGCGGCTTTCGTCACAATTGGAACGGAATTTGGGATCTG ACGACAATAACCTGAACTCTATCTTCTACGAGCATCTGACGCGCTCGCTGCAGCACTACCTGTGCGGAGACCTCATGTTGGGTCGCTGGGGCCAAGTTCAACAAGGAGACTGCTTCG TGTTGGCTTCCGACTACCTGAACTGTCTGGTGCACATAGTGGAGATGGGAAATGGGCTGGTTTCGTTCCAATTGAGGGGCCTCGAGTTCAGGGGGACTTATTGCCAACAACGAGAGGTAGAAGCTATATCCGAGGGGCCCGAGGAGAGTACTG AGGGGGTGTGCGGCGGGCGGTGGTCGTGCGGGGGCGGAGTCCTGTCCCCCGGCTCGTGGTGGGCGCTCCGCTGGCTGGCCTGGCAATTGGCAGCGGCTCGCTACGTTCTAGAAGGGTACTCCGTCACCGACAACAGCGCCGTCAGTATGTTGCAGGTGTTCGACTTCCGGAAGGTGCTGCTCACTTATTACGTCAAG AGTATAATATACTACACCATACAATCGAGTAAACTGGACGAGTGGCTGTCGTCCCCCGAGCTGGCGGATGCCCTCAGACCGATGTCGGAGAGGTCGTTCGTTGACCTCGACCCTATCTTCAACGTCAACCTGGACGAGGACTACGACTTCCGCGCATCTGGCATCACCAA GAGTCGTTTCTGCGCCGTGTACCAGGAGTGGGTGGTCCACTGCAGCGCGCGGCGGGGCCCGGGCTGGAGGCGGAGGGCTTCGACGCGGGACTCGCCCTTAGTGACGCTGTGCTTCGCCCTCAGCCTATTGGGACGCCGGGCCCTGGCCGCCGCGCAGCACCTGTCGGCCTCCAG CAGTGTGGAGTTCTTCCTGTACGGGCTGCACTCGCTGTTCAAGGGCGACTTCCGCATCACGTGCTCGCGGGACGAGTGGGTGTTCAGCGACGTGACGCTCCTACACTCCGTCTTGGCGCCCGCCGTTAAAATGGCGCTCAAGCTACACCAG GATCACTTCATGTTCCCTGAGGAGTATTGTAGCAGTGCCGCCTTGTACGCCGCTATATCCTCCCACTCCCAGCGACTGGTCATCTGTCATGAAGCGGCCCCGGCCTGGAGGTACAACGTGCTGAGGGGAGCGCCACATCTACTGGCTCTcag ACACGTGGTGGACGAGGGCAACGACGACTACAAGATCATCATGCTGAACAAGCGCCATCTGGGGTTCCGCGTCATCAAGCTGAACAGGGAGTGCGTGCGGGGACTGTGGGCCGGCCAGCAACAGGAGCTGGTGTACCTCCGCAACAGGAACCCCGAGAGGGGGTCCATACAGAACGCTAAGCAG GCGCTCCGTAATATCATCAACTCGTCGTGCGACCAGCCCATCGGGTATCCCATCTACGTGTCGCCTCTCACGACGTCGTACGCGGACACGTCTCCCGCCCTGTGTTCGTTGTTGGGGGGCTCCGTTAGCGTCCGGGCGCTCCGGGGCGCAGCCGCCGGTCTCTGGAGAAG GATCCGTCGTCGCTGTGGCGAGGGTTGCTCCAGCGGCGCGTGcgaggcggcggcggcggAGGCTGGCCGGGCCAGGACACCCGCGGCCAGAGGCAACACACAACAACATAACG CTCCCCCCCGCGGCACCCTCGGCGCGGGGAAGCCGGCCTCGTCGACGTTAGCGTCTCTGGCAGGCCTGCTGAGGGAGTACTCCCACGAGAGACACGAGGACACAC CATATAGCAGCACTGAGAGCGCGGGTGCGCCGCAATCTGTGACGGGGCTCCCAGCCTGTCCGCCGGCGCCCGGGGCTCCGATGGAGGACTCGAGGAGGAGGAGACGCAGTGAAGAGCGAGACGCGCGACGAGACAGGAACCGCCGCGCGCTCACACAG CCGACGAGCCGCGGACGAGCGAGGAGGTTGGACCGAGCCAGCAGGGACCGCCAGGACGACGGACAG GGTTCGACGGGTGGATGGGAGTTCGGCTACCGGGAACCGAGACGAGCGGCCAGTGCCAAG GTGTCTAGTTCTCGCGAGTGCCGCGGCTCGTCGGGCTCCGAGTCCCAGTCGTCCCTGGAGTGCGGCGGGCCGCCGGCCGGGGGCGAAGCCCTACAGCTCGACCTCTCGCTGCCGGACTGCAAGATCATCGCCAACAGGAACGCCAG atatttcattaacGAAGGCACCTCCAAGGATCTGTCCAAGTTGTCCAAGGATCTGCGTCACGAGCGAGAGAGCTACAGGGAGCTGACTGGACGCTACACCGAGAAGACTGAGGCCATAGCGCTCAAGGAGACGCACTACGCCGACACGAACAGGGAGCTCGGCACCAGGAGGGACAGGAAGGAAGCGAAGAAAGACGCGAAGACCAAGACGAAGAGGACAGACAGCGGCCGGGACACGCGGAGCAGCATCAGCGTGGGCAGCAAGGTGCTGATCGTGGAACCCATGGGCGTGTACGACTGCATCAACCTGGGCAGGAGGATAGACGTGCTGTGGCCCTCCGAGTACCAGAGGGAGAGGGGCGGCAGGAACCACTGGGGCAGCTGGGTCCCGCTGGCCGGCATGGACGGAGTG GTGGTCCACAAGTGGATCCCCAACGCCCGCGAGCCGACCCTCCGCTCGCACGTGGACCGCAGCATCCTGCTGGTGCAGGTCGGGGACAGGTTCGTGCCGGTCGCCGAGCCTTGCGTCAGGGACCTGGGGGACGAGGTCTAG